Proteins from a genomic interval of Thermoanaerobacterium thermosaccharolyticum DSM 571:
- a CDS encoding tRNA (adenine(22)-N(1))-methyltransferase: MKLSKRLKSIVEMVQVHSKVADIGTDHGYIPVYLYSNGISDYIIASDVKLASINKAIDEIERHKLSENIIVRLGDGLSVVKPYEVDTAIIAGMGGILIADILEKDKNIASTIKRFILQPMTSSDHLRRYIYENGYSIIDEDLVFEKGKFFEIITVEHGIETVDDEIFFEIGKKLFEKSHPLLKDYIRYKIGKLNKIVDEVSKSNNSVSLKEDILHKIKKYEVLLYESEMPDNSRND, from the coding sequence ATGAAGCTGTCAAAGAGATTAAAGTCTATTGTTGAAATGGTACAAGTTCATTCAAAAGTTGCAGATATTGGGACAGATCATGGTTATATACCTGTCTATCTCTATTCAAATGGCATTTCAGACTACATTATTGCATCTGATGTAAAATTAGCTTCCATTAATAAAGCTATTGATGAGATCGAAAGGCACAAGTTGTCAGAAAATATTATTGTACGACTTGGTGATGGATTAAGCGTTGTAAAACCTTACGAAGTCGATACTGCAATAATAGCAGGAATGGGTGGAATACTAATAGCAGATATTTTGGAAAAAGATAAAAATATTGCATCAACGATAAAGAGGTTTATTTTGCAGCCTATGACATCATCAGACCATCTTCGGAGATATATTTATGAAAATGGTTATTCAATTATTGATGAAGACCTTGTTTTCGAAAAAGGTAAATTTTTCGAAATAATAACTGTTGAGCATGGAATTGAAACGGTTGACGATGAGATTTTTTTTGAAATAGGCAAAAAACTCTTTGAAAAGAGTCACCCTTTGCTTAAAGATTATATAAGATATAAGATAGGAAAGTTGAATAAAATAGTTGACGAAGTTTCTAAAAGCAATAATAGTGTCTCTTTAAAAGAGGATATTTTGCATAAAATTAAAAAATATGAGGTGTTATTATATGAGTCTGAAATGCCAGACAATAGCCGGAATGATTGA
- the rpoD gene encoding RNA polymerase sigma factor RpoD has translation MADKKVTHKEGTPVNKEKVKNSIKELIDKGKKNGMLTYNEIMNSLEDIDMDAEQIEKVYDTFEKLGIEIVGEEPQQEELIPEEDLDLDLSIPEGINIDDPVRMYLKEIGKIPLLSPDEEIELAKRIEKGDEEAKKRLTEANLRLVVSIAKRYVGRGMQFLDLIQEGNLGLLKAVEKFNYRKGFKFSTYATWWIRQAITRAIADQARTIRIPVHMVETINKLIRVSRQLLQELGRDPLPEEIAKEMDMSVDKVREIMKIAQEPVSLETPIGEEEDSHLGDFIPDEDAPAPAEAAAFTMLKEQLIDVLDTLTPREEKVLRLRFGLDDGRARTLEEVGKEFNVTRERIRQIEAKALRKLRHPSRSKKLKDFLD, from the coding sequence ATGGCTGATAAAAAGGTTACCCATAAGGAGGGGACACCCGTGAACAAAGAAAAAGTAAAGAATTCTATAAAAGAACTTATTGATAAAGGCAAAAAAAATGGAATGCTGACTTACAATGAGATAATGAATTCTCTTGAAGATATCGACATGGATGCTGAACAAATCGAGAAAGTCTATGACACATTTGAAAAGTTGGGGATAGAAATTGTAGGAGAAGAGCCTCAGCAGGAAGAATTGATACCTGAAGAGGATTTAGACTTGGATTTATCCATTCCTGAAGGCATTAACATCGATGATCCGGTAAGAATGTACTTAAAGGAGATTGGCAAGATTCCTCTTTTATCTCCTGATGAAGAGATAGAGCTTGCAAAAAGGATAGAAAAAGGAGATGAAGAAGCCAAAAAGAGGCTGACTGAGGCAAATTTAAGGCTTGTAGTTAGTATCGCAAAAAGATATGTAGGAAGAGGTATGCAGTTTCTCGATTTAATACAAGAAGGAAACTTGGGGCTTTTGAAAGCTGTTGAAAAGTTTAATTACAGAAAAGGCTTCAAATTCAGCACATATGCTACATGGTGGATAAGGCAGGCAATAACAAGGGCAATAGCTGATCAGGCTAGAACAATAAGAATCCCTGTTCATATGGTAGAAACTATTAATAAGCTTATAAGAGTTTCAAGACAGCTTTTGCAAGAATTAGGACGTGATCCACTGCCGGAAGAGATTGCTAAAGAAATGGATATGTCGGTAGATAAAGTCAGAGAAATAATGAAAATAGCTCAGGAACCAGTATCATTGGAGACTCCTATTGGTGAAGAAGAAGATAGCCATCTTGGTGATTTTATACCTGATGAAGATGCTCCAGCTCCAGCAGAGGCAGCGGCGTTTACAATGCTAAAGGAGCAGCTTATAGATGTTCTTGACACATTGACTCCTAGAGAAGAAAAAGTATTGAGGTTGAGGTTTGGGTTAGATGACGGCAGAGCAAGGACACTGGAGGAAGTTGGTAAAGAGTTTAATGTTACGAGGGAGAGAATAAGACAGATAGAAGCAAAAGCTTTAAGAAAGTTGAGACACCCAAGCCGCAGCAAAAAGTTGAAAGACTTTTTAGATTAG
- the gpmI gene encoding 2,3-bisphosphoglycerate-independent phosphoglycerate mutase — MPKNFVMLVVLDGFGISESKEGNAIYTANTPNLDYYFKNYPNTKLIPSGLAVGLPEGQMGNSEVGHLNIGAGRIVYQELTRISKEIKEGEFFKKQEFLDAIENVKKNGSKLHLFGLLSDGGVHSHITHLFALMKLAKEQGLNEVYVHAFLDGRDVPPACAKEYVKAFEDESNRLGIGKIATIAGRYYAMDRDKRWDRTKKAYDAIALGKGVFANSPEEAIDIAYSKDQTDEFVEPTVILENGKPTATVDANDSIIFFNFRPDRARQITRAFIDEVFNYFEREKGYIPVYFVSMTQYDITFENIHVAYKLENLKNTLGEYLSDKGIKQLRIAETEKYAHVTFFFNGGVEEPNKGEDRILIPSPKVATYDLKPEMSAYEVTDTVVEKIKSNQYGFILLNFANPDMVGHTGVFNAAVKAIEAIDECVGRIVRACQEVGGTILITADHGNSEQMIDPVTKEPQTAHTTNPVPFIVIGEGDVTLRNDGILADIAPTVLDIMGLPKPQEMTGKSLIIGR; from the coding sequence ATGCCCAAAAATTTTGTAATGCTTGTTGTTTTAGATGGATTTGGCATTTCAGAAAGTAAAGAGGGAAATGCTATTTACACAGCTAATACACCGAATCTTGATTATTACTTTAAAAATTATCCCAATACAAAGCTAATACCAAGTGGACTTGCTGTTGGGCTTCCAGAAGGACAGATGGGAAATTCAGAGGTTGGACATCTAAACATAGGCGCTGGAAGAATTGTATATCAGGAGCTAACAAGAATAAGCAAGGAAATTAAAGAAGGGGAGTTCTTTAAAAAGCAAGAATTTCTCGATGCTATTGAAAATGTCAAGAAAAATGGCTCTAAGCTTCATCTTTTTGGACTTTTGTCCGACGGTGGTGTTCACAGTCATATTACGCACCTTTTTGCACTTATGAAACTTGCAAAAGAGCAAGGATTAAATGAAGTGTATGTTCATGCATTTTTAGACGGAAGGGATGTTCCGCCAGCCTGTGCTAAGGAATACGTAAAAGCTTTTGAAGATGAGTCTAATAGGCTTGGAATAGGAAAAATAGCTACCATCGCAGGAAGATACTATGCAATGGATCGCGATAAAAGATGGGATAGGACGAAAAAAGCTTATGATGCCATAGCGTTAGGCAAAGGTGTATTTGCTAATTCACCTGAAGAAGCAATAGATATAGCATATAGTAAAGATCAGACAGATGAGTTTGTAGAACCTACTGTTATTTTAGAAAATGGAAAGCCAACCGCTACTGTAGATGCAAATGACTCTATAATATTCTTTAATTTCAGGCCAGATAGAGCAAGGCAGATTACAAGAGCTTTTATAGACGAAGTGTTTAACTATTTTGAAAGAGAAAAGGGCTATATACCTGTTTACTTTGTCTCTATGACTCAGTATGATATAACATTCGAGAACATACATGTTGCATACAAGCTCGAGAATTTAAAAAATACATTGGGCGAATATTTAAGCGATAAAGGCATAAAGCAGCTTAGAATAGCTGAAACTGAAAAATACGCTCATGTTACATTTTTCTTTAACGGTGGTGTAGAAGAGCCAAATAAAGGTGAAGACAGGATATTGATACCTTCACCAAAAGTGGCAACTTACGATTTAAAACCTGAAATGAGTGCATATGAGGTTACTGATACAGTAGTAGAAAAAATTAAGTCAAATCAATATGGTTTTATACTGCTTAATTTTGCAAATCCTGACATGGTTGGTCATACAGGCGTATTTAATGCGGCTGTAAAGGCGATTGAGGCAATTGATGAGTGCGTGGGAAGGATTGTTAGAGCTTGTCAGGAAGTTGGCGGTACTATACTTATAACTGCTGATCATGGAAATTCAGAGCAGATGATAGATCCAGTTACTAAAGAGCCACAAACGGCTCATACGACAAATCCTGTGCCATTTATAGTAATTGGCGAGGGTGATGTTACACTTAGAAATGATGGAATACTTGCTGATATAGCACCAACAGTGCTTGATATAATGGGACTTCCAAAACCACAAGAGATGACAGGTAAGTCCCTTATAATAGGAAGATAA
- a CDS encoding Nif3-like dinuclear metal center hexameric protein, translated as MSLKCQTIAGMIDKLAPHKCAEDWDNIGLLVGNPQKDVSTVMVALDATKEVVKEAISKDVDMIITHHPIIFRPLKNVRTDNPAGEIISLLVKEDIPVYSAHTNFDAAKGGMNDILCNILGIYNEEILQVTYKEGYKKIVVYVPIGYEEIVKTAMCNAGAGFIGNYSDCTFQILGTGSFRPLEGTNPFIGEIGKVENTQEIRIETIAPEKLVNRIISAMLKVHPYEEVAYDIYPVETLYNEYGIGRIGYIKGTTLGDLANDVKAKLGLKNLRVVGDLRKTINKVAICGGSGGNLVSISAFKGADVLITGDVGYHDAIDAKHLGLSIIDAGHFGTEKISVNFIAEYIRDEVQKMNIDLNVITSEIQSDPFIFM; from the coding sequence ATGAGTCTGAAATGCCAGACAATAGCCGGAATGATTGACAAACTTGCACCACATAAGTGTGCAGAAGATTGGGATAACATAGGCCTACTAGTTGGAAATCCTCAAAAAGATGTCTCTACTGTGATGGTAGCCCTTGATGCAACGAAAGAAGTTGTAAAAGAGGCTATATCAAAAGATGTAGACATGATTATCACACATCATCCAATTATATTTAGACCTTTAAAGAACGTACGTACAGATAATCCAGCGGGTGAAATAATAAGCCTATTAGTAAAAGAAGATATCCCAGTTTATTCGGCGCATACTAACTTTGACGCTGCAAAGGGTGGAATGAACGATATTCTTTGCAATATACTTGGTATATACAATGAGGAAATATTGCAGGTTACATACAAAGAAGGATATAAGAAAATCGTCGTGTATGTGCCTATTGGATATGAGGAGATAGTAAAAACCGCTATGTGCAATGCAGGTGCCGGATTTATAGGAAATTACAGTGATTGTACTTTTCAAATATTGGGTACAGGGAGTTTTAGACCATTAGAGGGAACAAATCCTTTCATAGGCGAAATAGGTAAAGTGGAAAATACACAAGAAATAAGGATTGAGACGATTGCTCCAGAAAAATTGGTTAATAGAATAATAAGCGCTATGCTGAAAGTTCATCCATATGAAGAAGTAGCGTATGATATATATCCAGTAGAGACGCTATATAATGAATATGGAATAGGAAGAATAGGATACATAAAAGGTACTACATTAGGAGACCTTGCCAATGATGTAAAAGCGAAGTTAGGACTAAAGAATCTTAGAGTTGTAGGCGATTTGCGAAAGACCATAAATAAAGTGGCTATTTGCGGTGGTAGCGGTGGTAATCTTGTATCAATATCAGCTTTTAAAGGTGCCGATGTTTTGATTACAGGAGATGTTGGATACCATGACGCAATAGATGCTAAACATTTGGGACTATCGATAATCGATGCAGGCCACTTTGGCACTGAGAAGATTTCAGTAAATTTTATTGCAGAATATATAAGAGATGAAGTACAGAAAATGAATATAGATTTGAATGTAATTACAAGCGAAATACAATCTGATCCATTTATATTCATGTAA
- a CDS encoding DUF134 domain-containing protein, which yields MPRPQKCRWVKCEPNVNYFKPVGIPMHSLNEVVLTVEEFEAIRLKDLEGLEQEECAEKMKVSRPTFFRIIISAREKVADALVNGKAIKVEGGNYKVYGDDTVHHGHCHRHGMDINEDE from the coding sequence ATGCCAAGACCTCAAAAATGCAGATGGGTAAAATGTGAACCAAACGTTAATTATTTCAAGCCGGTAGGGATACCTATGCATTCTTTAAATGAAGTAGTGCTTACAGTCGAAGAATTTGAAGCTATTAGGCTAAAGGATTTGGAAGGTTTAGAGCAAGAAGAGTGTGCAGAAAAGATGAAAGTTTCAAGGCCAACATTTTTTAGAATTATTATTTCCGCTCGTGAGAAAGTTGCTGATGCTCTTGTTAATGGAAAGGCAATTAAAGTGGAGGGCGGAAATTACAAAGTTTATGGAGACGATACAGTACATCATGGTCATTGCCACAGGCACGGTATGGATATAAATGAAGATGAGTAA
- the eno gene encoding phosphopyruvate hydratase — MSIIVDVYAREILDSRGNPTVEVEVELDSGAVGRAAVPSGASTGQFEAVELRDGDNNRYLGKGVLKAVENVNEKIAPEIIGMDAIDQVAIDKAMIDLDGTPNKSNLGANAILGVSLAVAKAAAEEVGLPLYQYLGGVNAKILPVPMMNILNGGKHADNNVDIQEFMIMPVGAQSFHEALRTCAEVFHNLRSVLKSKGLSTTVGDEGGFAPNLTSNEEAIQVILEAIQKAGYVPGEDVAIALDPASSEMYKEDGKYHFDGEGVVRTSEEMVDYWEQLVNKYPIVSIEDGLAEEDWDGWKLLTERLGKRIQLVGDDLFVTNTERLSKGIKMGVANSILIKLNQIGTLTETLDAIEMAKKAGYTAVVSHRSGETEDSTIADLVVAVNAGQIKTGAPSRTDRVVKYNQLMRIEEGLGGIAQYLGKAAFYNVK; from the coding sequence ATGTCTATAATTGTAGATGTTTATGCTAGGGAAATCCTTGATTCAAGGGGAAATCCAACAGTAGAAGTTGAAGTTGAATTAGATAGCGGTGCAGTAGGACGTGCTGCAGTTCCATCTGGTGCTTCAACAGGCCAGTTTGAAGCTGTTGAGTTAAGAGATGGAGACAATAACAGATATTTAGGCAAAGGTGTATTAAAAGCTGTAGAAAATGTAAATGAAAAAATCGCTCCAGAAATTATTGGAATGGATGCAATTGACCAGGTAGCTATAGACAAAGCCATGATTGACTTGGATGGAACACCAAATAAATCTAATCTTGGTGCTAATGCAATTCTTGGTGTATCACTGGCGGTTGCTAAAGCTGCTGCTGAAGAAGTTGGATTGCCACTTTATCAATACCTCGGCGGTGTAAATGCAAAGATTCTCCCTGTTCCGATGATGAACATATTAAACGGTGGAAAACATGCAGATAACAATGTTGACATACAAGAATTTATGATTATGCCTGTTGGTGCGCAAAGCTTCCATGAGGCTTTAAGGACATGTGCTGAAGTTTTCCACAATTTAAGGTCTGTACTTAAATCAAAAGGCTTAAGCACAACAGTTGGTGATGAAGGTGGTTTCGCGCCAAATCTTACATCAAATGAAGAAGCAATCCAGGTAATATTAGAAGCTATACAAAAAGCAGGTTATGTACCAGGTGAAGATGTAGCAATAGCACTTGATCCTGCATCATCAGAGATGTACAAAGAAGATGGGAAATATCATTTCGATGGTGAAGGAGTAGTCAGGACTTCAGAAGAAATGGTAGACTACTGGGAACAACTTGTAAATAAATATCCTATCGTTTCTATAGAAGATGGTTTAGCAGAAGAAGACTGGGATGGATGGAAACTCTTAACTGAGAGATTAGGCAAGAGGATACAGCTTGTAGGTGACGATCTTTTTGTTACAAATACAGAAAGACTCTCAAAGGGTATAAAGATGGGTGTTGCAAATTCAATACTCATTAAACTTAATCAGATAGGTACACTTACAGAAACACTCGATGCAATAGAGATGGCTAAGAAAGCAGGATATACTGCTGTTGTATCACACCGTTCAGGTGAAACAGAAGACTCAACTATTGCAGATCTTGTTGTTGCTGTTAATGCTGGACAGATCAAGACTGGTGCACCTTCAAGAACTGATAGAGTTGTAAAATATAATCAGTTGATGAGAATAGAAGAAGGATTAGGTGGAATAGCACAGTATCTTGGTAAGGCCGCTTTTTACAACGTAAAATAA
- the tpiA gene encoding triose-phosphate isomerase codes for MRIPIIAGNWKMHMTPSDAVNLVNELKPLVADTDVEVVVIPPFVDLVDVKKALDGSNIRLGAQNMHWEEKGAFTGEVSPLMLKEIGVEYVVIGHSERRQYFAETDETVNRKVKSALSHGLKPIVCVGETLSQREDGKAFDVVREQTKKALDDVLKNDVTNVVIAYEPIWAIGTGKTATSKDANDVIKVIRETIASIYDINTANEVRIQYGGSVKPDNAKELMSESDIDGALVGGASLKAQDFAKIVNY; via the coding sequence TTGAGAATACCTATAATTGCAGGCAACTGGAAAATGCACATGACACCGTCTGATGCTGTAAATCTTGTAAATGAACTAAAGCCTCTAGTGGCAGATACTGATGTGGAAGTGGTTGTTATTCCACCTTTTGTGGATTTGGTAGATGTTAAAAAAGCATTGGACGGATCAAACATAAGATTAGGTGCACAGAACATGCATTGGGAAGAAAAAGGAGCATTTACTGGCGAAGTTTCACCGCTTATGCTTAAGGAAATTGGTGTAGAATATGTTGTAATTGGTCATTCAGAAAGAAGACAATATTTTGCTGAGACTGATGAAACGGTAAACAGAAAAGTAAAATCTGCATTGAGCCATGGCTTAAAACCAATTGTTTGTGTTGGTGAAACTTTAAGTCAAAGAGAAGATGGCAAAGCATTTGATGTTGTAAGAGAGCAGACAAAAAAAGCATTAGATGATGTTTTAAAGAATGATGTAACAAATGTCGTTATAGCTTATGAGCCTATATGGGCTATTGGTACTGGAAAAACAGCTACATCAAAGGATGCAAATGATGTTATAAAAGTTATCAGGGAGACAATAGCTAGTATTTATGATATAAATACTGCTAATGAGGTAAGAATACAATATGGGGGAAGTGTTAAACCTGATAATGCTAAAGAGTTAATGTCAGAGAGCGATATTGATGGGGCATTGGTGGGCGGAGCTAGCCTTAAAGCGCAGGATTTCGCTAAAATTGTAAATTATTAA
- the dnaG gene encoding DNA primase — MSYSKDVIDRVIEENDIVDIVSNYVSLKRSGKDFKGLCPFHHEKTPSFNVSQEKQLYHCFGCHASGNVITFVMNIENIGFKEAVEFLADKAGIKIEEENLSGIEYQKKKLKEEIYEINRLAAIFYYKCLYSRSGQAALKYLYDRGIDDVTIKRFGLGYSPSSGLELLKYLKEHKYSIDTMVNAGLISKSNNGRFYDRFRNRVMFPIIDEKNNVIGFGGRVLDNMKPKYLNTPETIVFKKGKTLYGINYAKKTREDKFIIVEGYMDAIALYQSGIDNVVASLGTALTLEQGKLIKKYKNIVVISYDADEAGVEATIRGLNLLDELNLNVNILTVPNGKDPDEYVRKEGFDAFKKLLEKTDTLIEYKIKKYKQDLDLNNPADRIKYIKKVCKDLSTIKDKVKRDVYVSIVAKDAQIPENTIRAEIDQFVKGFVQNNKKIRYTVGNNRHNIKYSGIKKIPSLKYLIALLLIDNKLYDKVKEKLDINDIDDELLKSVITFIFERLEDGGHVDIKDLSFMLDNAKLRDEFNDIFDILYSEKEINEKIVDDCIREIIKDDLSRKIVRIKKEIDDSYIAGDIEKERELLVQLQNYEKEMLKLKNG; from the coding sequence ATGTCTTATTCGAAAGACGTAATTGATAGAGTTATAGAAGAAAATGATATAGTTGATATAGTTTCAAATTATGTTTCATTAAAGAGATCTGGAAAAGACTTTAAAGGATTATGCCCATTCCATCATGAAAAAACACCATCCTTCAATGTAAGTCAAGAAAAACAGCTTTATCATTGTTTTGGTTGCCATGCAAGCGGAAATGTCATTACCTTTGTAATGAATATAGAAAATATAGGTTTTAAGGAAGCCGTTGAATTCTTGGCAGATAAAGCTGGTATAAAAATCGAGGAAGAAAATTTATCAGGCATAGAGTATCAAAAGAAAAAGCTGAAAGAAGAAATATATGAGATAAATAGATTAGCTGCTATATTTTATTACAAATGCCTTTATTCTAGATCTGGACAAGCCGCTTTAAAATATCTTTACGATAGAGGTATAGATGACGTTACGATAAAAAGATTTGGCCTTGGATATTCACCATCGAGTGGACTCGAATTATTGAAATATTTAAAAGAGCATAAATATAGTATAGATACGATGGTTAATGCAGGCTTAATATCAAAAAGCAATAATGGTAGATTCTATGACAGGTTTAGAAATCGAGTAATGTTCCCAATAATTGATGAAAAAAACAATGTAATAGGATTTGGCGGTAGAGTGCTTGATAATATGAAACCAAAATATTTAAACACTCCTGAAACTATTGTTTTTAAAAAAGGCAAGACGCTATATGGAATTAATTATGCTAAAAAGACGAGGGAAGATAAATTTATCATCGTTGAAGGATATATGGATGCTATTGCTTTGTATCAAAGTGGAATTGACAATGTTGTTGCGTCATTAGGTACGGCTCTGACTCTAGAGCAAGGTAAACTCATTAAAAAATATAAAAATATAGTTGTCATATCTTACGATGCAGATGAAGCTGGTGTAGAGGCAACAATCAGGGGACTTAATTTATTAGATGAGTTAAACTTAAATGTGAATATCTTAACAGTGCCAAATGGAAAGGATCCTGATGAATACGTAAGAAAAGAAGGTTTTGATGCGTTTAAAAAGCTTCTTGAAAAAACAGACACATTGATAGAGTATAAAATTAAAAAGTATAAGCAGGATTTAGATTTGAATAATCCTGCAGACAGAATCAAATATATCAAAAAGGTATGTAAGGATCTTTCTACAATTAAAGATAAAGTAAAAAGAGATGTATATGTATCAATAGTAGCAAAAGATGCTCAAATACCTGAAAACACTATTAGAGCAGAAATAGATCAATTTGTCAAGGGTTTTGTACAAAATAATAAAAAAATTAGGTATACAGTTGGCAATAATAGGCATAATATTAAATACAGTGGGATAAAAAAGATACCATCCCTTAAGTATTTGATTGCATTGCTGCTAATTGATAATAAACTTTATGATAAGGTAAAAGAAAAGCTGGACATAAATGACATTGACGATGAACTTTTAAAGTCTGTTATAACATTTATTTTTGAAAGGCTTGAAGATGGAGGACATGTAGATATAAAAGACTTAAGCTTTATGTTGGACAATGCTAAATTAAGAGACGAATTTAACGATATATTCGATATACTGTATAGCGAGAAAGAAATTAATGAAAAAATAGTTGATGATTGCATCAGAGAGATAATAAAAGACGATTTAAGCAGGAAGATAGTTCGCATTAAAAAGGAAATCGATGATTCTTATATTGCTGGTGACATTGAAAAAGAGAGAGAACTTTTAGTACAATTACAGAATTATGAAAAGGAGATGCTGAAGTTAAAAAATGGCTGA
- a CDS encoding deoxyguanosinetriphosphate triphosphohydrolase, with protein sequence MNIREISEDMEYKILSPYAAHSMETKGRVSEEEKCDIRTDFQRDRDRIIHCKAFRRLSHKTQVFISPEGDHYRTRLTHTLEVAQISKTIARALRLNEDLTEAIALGHDLGHTPFGHSGEQVLNKLLKDGFRHNVQSLRVVDVLENNGSGLNLTWEVRDGILNHSTSGSPGTLEGKIVQLSDKIAYVNHDIDDAIRGKILTNDDIPRDLRQILGDTHSKRINTMVRDIIENSMGKNDISMSDDIYEATYSLRDFLFKKVYIGSKAKSEEIKAKKVVEQLFNYFYENVDGMPKEFVELTYKYGKERAVADYIAGMTDKYAIIKYKELFLPSPWEDKNF encoded by the coding sequence ATGAATATAAGAGAAATATCTGAAGATATGGAATATAAAATACTATCACCGTATGCAGCACACAGTATGGAAACAAAAGGAAGAGTTAGCGAAGAAGAAAAGTGCGATATACGTACAGATTTTCAAAGGGACAGGGATAGAATCATACATTGTAAGGCATTTCGAAGATTAAGCCATAAAACGCAAGTTTTTATTTCGCCTGAAGGAGATCACTATAGGACGAGATTGACTCATACTTTAGAAGTTGCTCAGATCTCAAAGACGATTGCAAGAGCTTTAAGGCTTAATGAGGATTTGACTGAAGCGATTGCATTGGGGCATGACTTGGGTCATACTCCTTTTGGACATTCCGGAGAGCAAGTATTGAACAAACTTTTAAAGGACGGCTTTAGGCATAATGTACAGAGCTTGAGAGTTGTTGACGTATTAGAAAACAATGGTTCAGGACTCAATTTGACTTGGGAAGTAAGAGATGGAATACTAAATCATTCTACTTCAGGCAGTCCAGGAACTCTTGAGGGAAAGATAGTTCAACTGTCTGATAAAATAGCGTATGTAAACCATGATATAGATGATGCTATAAGAGGTAAAATATTGACAAATGATGATATACCTAGAGATTTAAGGCAAATATTGGGAGATACCCACAGCAAGAGAATAAATACAATGGTAAGAGACATAATCGAGAATAGCATGGGTAAAAATGATATATCTATGAGTGATGATATCTATGAGGCGACTTACAGTCTCAGAGATTTTTTATTTAAAAAAGTATATATAGGATCTAAAGCAAAAAGCGAAGAAATTAAAGCCAAAAAGGTTGTCGAGCAACTTTTTAATTATTTTTACGAGAATGTAGATGGTATGCCGAAAGAATTTGTTGAGTTGACATATAAATACGGAAAAGAGAGAGCAGTAGCAGATTATATAGCTGGAATGACTGATAAGTACGCTATAATCAAATATAAAGAGCTTTTTTTGCCTTCACCGTGGGAAGATAAAAATTTTTAA
- the secG gene encoding preprotein translocase subunit SecG, which produces MLKIIVLIIHIIVSLFMMAVILLQQGKSAGISGAIAGGAETFFGKNKARTMEGTLERLTTISAVVFIITSLILTLLMGK; this is translated from the coding sequence ATGCTAAAAATAATAGTACTTATAATTCATATTATTGTCAGTTTATTTATGATGGCAGTTATTTTGTTGCAACAGGGCAAAAGTGCAGGTATATCTGGAGCTATAGCAGGTGGTGCTGAAACTTTCTTTGGCAAAAATAAGGCAAGGACGATGGAAGGCACTTTGGAGAGACTTACGACAATCAGTGCAGTCGTATTTATCATTACTTCATTGATATTAACATTGCTGATGGGAAAATAA